In the Malaya genurostris strain Urasoe2022 chromosome 1, Malgen_1.1, whole genome shotgun sequence genome, one interval contains:
- the LOC131429911 gene encoding exocyst complex component 5, giving the protein MLSQYVEELEQDPFEVEEFIERLCWRTNNEIGSDQFDPDLLYQTFVETIKDLKILQERQQRKCDKLEDALKDEQKVFVKAIEKFVGKHQVSVDYFHQLDEKINSVAGKVIHLGEQLENVNIPRSRAVEAQLLLNHMGDFLTPGPIVNDIYSDKTRLFEAADIVQKLYMISQDLPASRFLTAKKKIEGKYDEIEMQLIEEFATAQKMESIERMKEISTILSQFKGYSQVIDVYIEQSQAVTYGGRDVFDGIVPLCHKNYKIIKQVFNSPDQVMSKFILNIYQLKINQFVQTKLDDRKDESKYLKSLYELYSRTLKLSNELQEFMKESDDDLLQKLTANIFSTHLSSYIEVECRNLDAKCQIELRKFYENKNHQKKQVERFQELRRDMQALIGTRANINIAQIEDYGGETFLSEELAINLLQQSSCALERCCLLSREADLPKHILKIVDILLRFLLHEHVDYALDLGLQAIPIAECKSIPQIYFFDVAQKCNTIVHLLEKTYNASVIPNVLSTAQYTDCIQKKRYYLESIESKIETGLERTLNAIFGWVKTFLQNEQKKNDFKPDSDVDTVASSACLSVVQYINPLIALIQRTIDGENLTAAMTEFGVRYHRVIYEHLQQFQYNTAGAMCAICDVNEYRKSARALQAPLVTQLFDVLHALCNLLLVKVENLQEVCGGDTLNYLDKSVVMNFIQLRSDYKTIKISNSLKGISDQRGVI; this is encoded by the exons ATGCTGTCGCAATACGTTGAAGAGCTTGAGCAG GATCCTTTCGAAGTGGAGGAATTCATCGAACGGCTTTGCTGGCGAACCAACAACGAAATCGGATCAGATCAATTTGACCCGGATTTACTGTACCAGACATTTGTGGAAACGATTAAGGATTTGAAAATTCTACAGGAACGCCAGCAGCGTAAATGCGACAAGCTGGAAGATGCCTTGAAGGACGAGCAAAAGGTGTTTGTCAAAGCAATCGAAAAGTTTGTCGGAAAACATCAGGTTTCGGTGGATTACTTTCACCAGCTGGACGAAAAGATAAATTCGGTAGCCGGAAAAGTGATTCATTTGGGTGAGCAGTTAGAGAATGTTAACATTCCGAGAAGTCGAGCCGTCGAAGCCCAGTTACTATTGAATCATATGGGAGATTTTTTGACACCGGGTCCGATCGTCAACGATATTTACAGTGATAAGACAAGACTGTTTGAGGCTGCCGATATCGTACAAAAGTTGTACATGATATCCCAGGATCTTCCGGCGAGTCGATTTCTaacagcaaagaaaaaaatcgaagGAAAGTACGATGAGATTGAGATGCAGCTGATTGAGGAGTTCGCCACAGCTCAGAAGATGGAGAGTATCGAACGAATGAAGGAAATATCCACTATTCTGTCTCAGTTTAAAGGTTATTCGCAAGTGATTGATGTTTACATTGAGCAAAGTCAAGCGGTGACCTACGGAGGGCGGGATGTTTTCGACGGGATTGTACCCCTGTGTCACAAAAACTATAAAATCATAAAACAGGTGTTCAACTCACCGGATCAAGTTATGAGCAAATTTATTCTGAACATTTATCAGCTAAAGATTAATCAATTTGTGCAGACTAAACTGGACGATAGGAAAGATGAGAGTAAATATTTGAAGTCATTGTATGAGCTCTATTCAAGAACCCtgaagctttcgaacgagctgcAGGAATTTATGAAGGAATCGGATGACGATTTACTCCAGAAGCTAACAGCCAACATATTTTCGACACATTTGAGTTCATACATTGAGGTTGAATGCCGCAACTTGGATGCAAAGTGTCAGATTGAGCTGCGAAAGTTCTACGAGAACAAAAATCACCAGAAAAAGCAAGTGGAACGATTCCAGGAGCTTCGTCGTGATATGCAAGCTTTGATTGGGACCCGGGCAAACATCAACATTGCTCAGATAGAGGATTATGGTGGCGAAACGTTTCTCTCGGAGGAATTGGCCATCAATCTTCTGCAGCAGTCCTCTTGTGCGTTAGAACGTTGCTGTCTGTTGTCGAGGGAAGCTGACCTACCGAAGCATATCCTGAAAATCGTTGATATTCTGTTGAGATTCCTTCTTCATGAACACGTTGATTATGCACTGGATCTCGGTCTTCAAGCCATTCCGATTGCTGAGTGCAAAAGCATTcctcaaatttattttttcgatgTCGCTCAAAAgtgcaacaccattgttcattTGCTGGAGAAAACGTATAACGCTAGTGTGATTCCAAATGTCCTGTCCACGGCCCAGTATACTGATTGTATTCAAAAGAAACGGTACTATTTGGAATCGATCGAAAGCAAAATCGAAACTGGTCTGGAACGAACACTGAATGCTATTTTTGGATGGGTTAAAACGTTCCTTCAGAATGAGCAGAAGAAAAACGACTTCAAGCCCGACTCGGATGTGGACACGGTCGCTTCGAGTGCCTGTCTGTCGGTGGTTCAGTACATTAATCCATTGATTGCACTGATTCAGCGAACGATCGACGGAGAAAACCTAACAGCCGCGATGACCGAGTTCGGTGTTCGCTACCATCGTGTCATCTACGAACATTTGCAGCAGTTCCAGTACAACACGGCCGGCGCGATGTGTGCGATCTGTGACGTGAATGAGTACAGGAAAAGTGCCCGAGCCTTACAGGCTCCTCTCGTTACGCAGCTGTTCGATGTTCTTCATGCTCTGTGCAACCTGCTGCTTGTGAAAGTGGAAAATCTACAGGAGGTATGCGGCGGAGATACACTGAACTATCTGGACAAATCGGTGGTGATGAATTTTATTCAACTTCGTAGCGATTACAAGACGataaaaatttccaattctctCAAAGGAATCTCCGACCAGCGGGGAGTGATTTAG